From one Triticum urartu cultivar G1812 chromosome 3, Tu2.1, whole genome shotgun sequence genomic stretch:
- the LOC125549268 gene encoding protein LIFEGUARD 2-like isoform X1 has translation MKGGDIEAGTSAGTGTAPAPAQGLYPGMAESPELRWALIRKIYVILSLQLLLTAVVAAVVVKVRAIPHFFISSYAGLGVYISILILPFIVLCPLYCYRQKHPVNLLLLGVFTVAISFAVGMTCAFTSGKVILRVLYYEIKTPLKKSGICTGKVILEAAILTTVVVLSLTAYTFWAVKRGKDFSFLGPFLFASLMMLLVFGFIQILFPLGELSHMIYGALAALIFSGYIVYDTDNIIKRYTYDEYVWAAVSLYLDIINLFLALLTLFRAGN, from the exons ATGAAGGGCGGCGACATCGAGGCGGGGACCTCCGCTGGCACTGGCaccgcgccggcgccggcgcagGGACTGTACCCAGGGATGGCAGAGAGCCCCGAGCTGCGCTGGGCGCTCATCCGGAAGATCTACGTCATCCTCTCCCTGCAGCTTCTCCTCACCGCCGTCGTCGCGGCCGTCGTCGTCAAGGTCCGCGCTATCCCCCACTTCTTCATCTCCTCCTACGCCGGCCTCGGGGTCTACATCTCCATCCTCATCCTCCCCTTCATCG TGCTGTGCCCGTTGTACTGCTACCGTCAGAAGCACCCAGTCAACCTGCTGCTGCTCGGCGTCTTCACAGTGGCCATCAGCTTCGCTGTGGGCATGACATGTGCCTTTACTAGCG GCAAGGTCATTTTGCGAGTTCTATATTATGAAATAAAGACACCCCTAAAAAAGTCCGGCATCTGCACAGGCAAGGTCATTTTGGAGGCTGCGATTCTTACAACGGTGGTTGTCTTGAGCCTGACTGCTTACACCTTCTGGGCTGTAAAGAGGGGCAAGGACTTCAGCTTCCTTGGTCCTTTCCTATTTGCTTCTCTCATGATGTTGCTTGTCTTTGGGTTCATTCAG ATCCTCTTCCCGCTGGGCGAGCTCTCTCACATGATCTATGGCGCGCTGGCGGCGCTCATCTTCAGTGGCTACATTGTCTATGACACGGACAACATCATCAAGCGTTACACCTATGACGAGTATGTCTGGGCCGCCGTCTCGCTCTACCTTGACATCATCAATCTGTTCCTGGCCCTGCTAACCCTGTTTAGGGCGGGTAATTAA
- the LOC125549268 gene encoding protein LIFEGUARD 2-like isoform X2 yields the protein MKGGDIEAGTSAGTGTAPAPAQGLYPGMAESPELRWALIRKIYVILSLQLLLTAVVAAVVVKVRAIPHFFISSYAGLGVYISILILPFIVLCPLYCYRQKHPVNLLLLGVFTVAISFAVGMTCAFTSGKVILEAAILTTVVVLSLTAYTFWAVKRGKDFSFLGPFLFASLMMLLVFGFIQILFPLGELSHMIYGALAALIFSGYIVYDTDNIIKRYTYDEYVWAAVSLYLDIINLFLALLTLFRAGN from the exons ATGAAGGGCGGCGACATCGAGGCGGGGACCTCCGCTGGCACTGGCaccgcgccggcgccggcgcagGGACTGTACCCAGGGATGGCAGAGAGCCCCGAGCTGCGCTGGGCGCTCATCCGGAAGATCTACGTCATCCTCTCCCTGCAGCTTCTCCTCACCGCCGTCGTCGCGGCCGTCGTCGTCAAGGTCCGCGCTATCCCCCACTTCTTCATCTCCTCCTACGCCGGCCTCGGGGTCTACATCTCCATCCTCATCCTCCCCTTCATCG TGCTGTGCCCGTTGTACTGCTACCGTCAGAAGCACCCAGTCAACCTGCTGCTGCTCGGCGTCTTCACAGTGGCCATCAGCTTCGCTGTGGGCATGACATGTGCCTTTACTAGCG GCAAGGTCATTTTGGAGGCTGCGATTCTTACAACGGTGGTTGTCTTGAGCCTGACTGCTTACACCTTCTGGGCTGTAAAGAGGGGCAAGGACTTCAGCTTCCTTGGTCCTTTCCTATTTGCTTCTCTCATGATGTTGCTTGTCTTTGGGTTCATTCAG ATCCTCTTCCCGCTGGGCGAGCTCTCTCACATGATCTATGGCGCGCTGGCGGCGCTCATCTTCAGTGGCTACATTGTCTATGACACGGACAACATCATCAAGCGTTACACCTATGACGAGTATGTCTGGGCCGCCGTCTCGCTCTACCTTGACATCATCAATCTGTTCCTGGCCCTGCTAACCCTGTTTAGGGCGGGTAATTAA